A window of [Clostridium] innocuum genomic DNA:
CATCAATGCTGTTTCCACTCGCCGTCACCTCGTCCATCATATTCAGCGCAATCACCATCGGCTTCTGCAGCTCCATCAGCTGCAAAGACAGATAGAGGTTTCGTTCAATATTCGTAGCATCCACGATATTGATGATCAAATCCGGATCATCCTTTAAAATGAAATCCCTTGTCACCACCTCTTCACTCGTATAAGGAGACAGGGAATAAATTCCCGGCAGGTCGACCAAGGCAGCTTCCTTAAACGATTTGATCTGCCCCATTTTCTTTTCCACGGTTACTCCGGGAAAATTCCCCACATGCTGGTTGCTGCCGGTCAGTCGGTTGAAGAGTGTCGTCTTGCCGCAATTCTGATTACCGGCCAGTGCGATTAGGACATCCTTCATTTCGCCCCCTCCGCATCTACCTCAATCTTTGCGGCATCCTCCAGACGCAGCGTCAGAACATAGCCTCTCAGATTCAGCTCCATGGGATCACCCATTGGCGCCACCTTGTTTACATGCACGTTCGTGCGCGGCGTCAATCCCATATCCAGCAGCCGTCTGCGCAGCGCCCCCTGTCCGCCAACTGCCCGTATAATGCCACCCTGTCCGGGTTTAATGTTATCCAATGTCGTCATAATCAACTACCAACTTTCTAAATGTTACCCTTGGTTAATATCCATATATATCATACTCTAATTCCTTACTTTGTCAATGCTTATCGTGCAGTTTTTCACAAACGCAAACATATTTCCACCACTATTTTCCCCTCGGTGATGATTTTCCACAGACAAGCTCTTTCAAATGCATCATCCACCACCCTTGCCCAGCCGCCCTGAAAGCCGCCAGCTAATAAAATACGATATGAAATATTCTTTCATTTGTTGATATTACAGGCATTCTTTTCAGCAATTTAAAAGAATGCATAC
This region includes:
- a CDS encoding ferrous iron transport protein A, which produces MTTLDNIKPGQGGIIRAVGGQGALRRRLLDMGLTPRTNVHVNKVAPMGDPMELNLRGYVLTLRLEDAAKIEVDAEGAK